One window of Nymphaea colorata isolate Beijing-Zhang1983 chromosome 1, ASM883128v2, whole genome shotgun sequence genomic DNA carries:
- the LOC116246774 gene encoding uncharacterized protein LOC116246774, producing the protein MTEKRQTLPPDKVAGSSGASSSSSSSSAPVGEALPGKIGYPNPPDAVNPDAATLRDQWRFAIRQYSKWYSHAWGTAILAGISFFALGWIIKGSNPLPSRREELPREEEAHALGKNPEVPSPHSSAETRETENTDFMHIKKGGEGERLEEEQAEMGVRKVSFLEDATAMKGKEKEEEHLGRSKLVWDCDSCLYDSFELRSFKRHLDSAITSSVSCRSNSMPHFASTSLPPTSAPAPLRKGQRRQTVLRHFSKLLQLIFRTRPTAERRDAGGDVRRALPMRREQPRPQNGTLLSIPEENDSRVRKTVSERFCFNASLGVSYA; encoded by the exons ATGACTGAGAAACGGCAGACCCTACCACCGGACAAGGTTGCCGGCAGTTCTGGGGCTtcatcgtcgtcgtcgtcatcaTCAGCTCCAGTTGGAGAGGCCCTTCCCGGAAAAATCGGTTATCCCAACCCTCCCGACGCCGTGAATCCCGACGCGGCAACCCTCAGGGACCAGTGGAGGTTTGCCATTCGACAGTACAGCAAGTGGTATTCCCACGCTTGGGGCACGGCCATCCTCGCCGGCATCTCCTTCTTCGCCCTGGGATGGATCATCAAGGGCTCCAACCCTTTGCCCTCGAGGCGTGAGGAACtaccaagagaagaagaggcCCACGCCCTTGGCAAGAACCCGGAGGTCCCTTCTCCTCACTCTTCTGCTGAAA CAAGGGAGACGGAGAACACGGatttcatgcatataaaaaaaggaggggagggggagagaTTGGAGGAAGAGCAGGCAGAAATGGGGGTAAGGAAAGTTTCTTTCTTGGAAGATGCCACCGCCATGAAAGGcaaggagaaggaggaagagcaTTTGGGAAGGAGCAAGCTGGTCTGGGACTGCGACAGTTGCCTCTACGACTCCTTCGAGCTCAGATCTTTCAAACGTCATCTCGACTCCGCCATTACCTCCTCCGTTTCCTGCAGGTCAAACTCCATGCCCCACTTCGCGTCGACGTCTCTGCCACCAACTTCGGCACCAGCACCGCTCAGGAAGGGCCAGCGGCGGCAGACGGTCCTTCGGCACTTCAGCAAGCTGCTCCAACTGATCTTCAGGACAAGACCCACCGCGGAGAGAAGAGACGCCGGCGGTGACGTTAGGCGGGCGCTCCCGATGCGCCGGGAGCAGCCACGTCCCCAAAACGGAACTCTTCTATCCATACCGGAGGAGAACGACTCCAGAGTGAGGAAGACGGTGTCAGAGAGATTCTGCTTCAACGCTTCTCTTGGCGTTTCCTACGCCTGA